A segment of the Numida meleagris isolate 19003 breed g44 Domestic line unplaced genomic scaffold, NumMel1.0 unplaced_Scaffold753, whole genome shotgun sequence genome:
NNNNNNNNNNNNNNNNNNNNNNNNNNNNNNNNNNNNNNNNNNNNNNNNNNNNNNNNNNNNNNNNNNNNNNNNNNNNNNNNNNNNNNNNNNNNNNNNNNNNNNNNNNNNNNNNNNNNNNNNNNNNNNNNNNNNNNNNNNNNNNNNNNNNNNNNNNNNNNNNNNNNNNNNNNNNNNNNNNNNNNNNNNNNNNNNNNNNNNNNNNNNNNNNNNNNNNNNNNNNNNNNNNNNNNNNNNNNNNNNNNNNNNNNNNNNNNNNNNNNNNNNNNNNNNNNNNNNNNNNNNNNNNNNNNNNNNNNNNNNNNNNNNNNNNNNNNNNNNNNNNNNNNNNNNNNNNNNNNNNNNNNNNNNNNNNNNNNNNNNNNNNNNNNNNNNNNNNNNNNNNNNNNNNNNNNNNNNNNNNNNNNNNNNNNNNNNNNNNNNNNNNNNNNNNNNNNNNNNNNNNNNNNNNNNNNNNNNNNNNNNNNNNNNNNNNNNNNNNNNNNNNNNNNNNNNNNNNNNNNNNNNNNNNNNNNNNNNNNNNNNNNNNNNNNNNNNNNNNNNNNNNNNNNNNNNNNNNNNNNNNNNNNNNNNNNNNNNNNNNNNNNNNNNNNNNNNNNNNNNNNNNNNNNNNNNNNNNNNNNNNNNNNNNNNNNNNNNNNNNNNNNNNNNNNNNNNNNNNNNNNNNNNNNNNNNNNNNNNNNNNNNNNNNNNNNNNNNNNNNNNNNNNNNNNNNNNNNNNNNNNNNNNNNNNNNNNNNNNNNNNNNNNNNNNNNNNNNNNNNNNNNNNNNNNNNNNNNNNNNNNNNNNNNNNNNNNNNNNNNNNNNNNNNNNNNNNNNNNNNNNNNNNNNNNNNNNNNNNNNNNNNNNNNNNNNNNNNNNNNNNNNNNNNNNNNNNNNNNNNNNNNNNNNNNNNNNNNNNNNNNNNNNNNNNNNNNNNNNNNNNNNNNNNNNNNNNNNNNNNNNNNNNNNNNNNNNNNNNNNNNNNNNNNNNNNNNNNNNNNNNNNNNNNNNNNNNNNNNNNNNNNNNNNNNNNNNNNNNNNNNNNNNNNNNNNNNNNNNNNNNNCTTGATACGGCCAACGTGGCCAACGTGCAGCTCCACGTGGCCAACATGGAGGTCAGTGCGGTCAACTCAACCAACCAGTGGTTCAACGTGGCCAACACGTGGCTCAACGCGGCCAAGATCCCGGCGTTGCTCCGTGCCGGGTGGGCTCGGGGCACGGGGTCACCGCGATGCGTCCCCACCCGTGGGGGCTTTTTGGGGCATCCCCCCGCACCCCCTGACCCACGTCCCCGTTGTGTGGCAGGCAGAAGTCGAGCTTCCTGCCCAGCTACATCATCGACGTGCGGGAGCTGGACGAGAAGCTGCTCAACATCATCGACATGCAGTTCCTCTGCGGCTACTACGAGCCCaccctcctcatcctcttcgAGCCCAACCAGACGTGGCCGGGGTAAGgatccccccccaccccgcaccCCGCCCCGGTGGGTGACGGTGACGGGGAGGTGACGGCCCGGTCCCGCAGACGCGTGGCGGTGCGGCAGGACACGTGCAGCATCGTGGCCATCTCGCTGAACATCATGCAGAAAGTGCACCCCGTCATCTGGTCCCTCAGCAATCTGCCCTTCGACTGCACGCAGGCGCTGGCCGTCCCCAAACCCATCGGTGAGAGCCGgggtggggacacggggacgcgTGCGGGTGACGGTCCGGGTGACGTCCTGGGGGGGGTGTTACAGTCGGTGTTCCTGGGGAGGTGTCCCGGGGGGTGGACCTTAGAATGATCTCGGGGACGTTGTTGGGAATGTTGGGGGAATGTTCACTTC
Coding sequences within it:
- the LOC110392014 gene encoding cleavage and polyadenylation specificity factor subunit 1-like, translating into MTSPLQLSVVEYDPGTHDLKTLSLHYFEEPELRDGFVQNVHIPKVRVDPDGRCAVMLIYGTRLVVLPFRRDSLADEHEGLVGEGQKSSFLPSYIIDVRELDEKLLNIIDMQFLCGYYEPTLLILFEPNQTWPGRVAVRQDTCSIVAISLNIMQKVHPVIWSLSNLPFDCTQALAVPKPIGESRGGDTGTRAGDGPGDVLGGVLQSVFLGRCPGGWTLE